The following are encoded in a window of Chloroflexota bacterium genomic DNA:
- a CDS encoding M20 family metallopeptidase, giving the protein MLWCSLSPRNPVWHWDIIEVVTALIFLFGEVFALGASELKSRVINEIENHRDELKDLSLRIHGSPELAFQEEKAVSWLTDYLQGKGFSIEKGICGLATAFRATYGKGKPSIAFLAEYDALPKLGHACGHNIIATSAVGAGIAAKLAVDELGGTVQVMGTPGEELYGGKVYMVRKGAFKSVDAAMMIHPAGLNTAITKFLACHTLEVEFFGKPAHAAARPEAGINALEAMLMSYAAINSLRQHIRDSARIHGIITDGGEAANIVPAHTAGHFIVRAEEDSYLDELKERVINCFVGAATATGAKLKYRWGDTRYAPLRNNFTLARMFRGNLQSLGRRVHLVDPRIGIGSSDIGNVSRVVPSIHPLIAIASARVITHSPQFAATAASEAGTRGLIDAAKALAMTAVDLMADSAMLGKVKAEFEQDTD; this is encoded by the coding sequence ATGCTCTGGTGCTCTTTGAGTCCTAGAAATCCTGTTTGGCATTGGGATATAATAGAGGTTGTAACCGCTCTGATTTTCCTATTTGGCGAGGTGTTTGCATTGGGAGCCAGTGAATTAAAGTCCCGAGTTATCAATGAAATTGAAAATCACCGTGACGAGCTCAAAGACTTAAGTCTGCGGATACACGGCAGTCCCGAGCTCGCTTTCCAGGAAGAAAAAGCGGTCTCCTGGCTCACCGATTACCTTCAGGGAAAGGGTTTCTCCATTGAAAAGGGCATCTGCGGACTGGCAACCGCCTTCCGGGCAACTTACGGGAAAGGAAAACCGTCGATTGCCTTTCTGGCGGAATATGACGCGTTGCCCAAGCTCGGTCATGCCTGTGGACATAATATCATCGCTACCAGTGCCGTTGGTGCCGGAATAGCCGCCAAACTGGCGGTGGATGAGCTTGGCGGCACAGTGCAGGTAATGGGCACGCCGGGTGAAGAATTGTACGGCGGCAAGGTATATATGGTGAGGAAAGGTGCCTTTAAGAGCGTGGATGCGGCTATGATGATACATCCGGCGGGTTTGAACACAGCGATCACCAAATTCCTTGCCTGCCACACGCTGGAGGTCGAATTTTTCGGCAAGCCGGCTCATGCGGCGGCCAGGCCTGAGGCTGGCATCAATGCCCTGGAAGCCATGCTCATGTCCTATGCCGCGATTAATTCCCTGAGGCAGCATATCAGGGACAGTGCCCGCATCCATGGCATCATCACCGATGGCGGTGAAGCGGCCAATATCGTGCCGGCGCACACCGCCGGACATTTCATCGTGCGGGCTGAGGAGGACAGCTATCTGGATGAGCTCAAGGAAAGGGTAATCAATTGCTTCGTCGGCGCTGCCACGGCCACGGGGGCAAAGCTGAAATACCGGTGGGGAGATACGCGCTATGCTCCACTGCGCAATAATTTCACTCTGGCCCGTATGTTCCGGGGTAACCTGCAATCGCTGGGCAGACGGGTGCACCTCGTCGACCCCAGAATAGGTATCGGCAGCAGTGATATAGGTAATGTCAGCCGCGTGGTTCCCAGCATTCACCCGTTAATCGCCATAGCTTCGGCCAGAGTGATAACTCACTCCCCTCAATTTGCCGCAACGGCGGCCTCAGAAGCTGGCACGCGTGGTCTTATTGATGCCGCCAAAGCGCTGGCGATGACCG